One genomic region from Deinococcus apachensis DSM 19763 encodes:
- a CDS encoding NAD-dependent 4,6-dehydratase LegB yields MTHTAASLPTSSHSSSGRPLVAVTGADGFIGSHLTEELVRAGYRVRAMAIYNSQGSYGWLDTLAPEVLEHVDVQLGDVRDAGSVRALMLGAHTVYHLAALIAIPYSYVAPRSYVETNVTGTLNVLEAARDLGTGRVVHTSTSEVYGTARTVPIHESHPLQGQSPYSATKIGADKLAESYHLSFGLPVVTLRPFNTYGPRQSARAVIPTVISQIAAGRTEIRLGDLRPTRDFNFVADTARAFRAVGEAGDEVLGRVLNAGSGREISVGDTVRLIAQVMGREVEVVQEDIRLRPEGSEVMRLLADASALRELTGWAPQVSLEEGLRRTAEWFTNPAHLARYRVGEYTV; encoded by the coding sequence ATGACGCACACTGCCGCCTCCCTCCCCACCTCCTCCCACTCCTCCTCCGGGCGCCCGCTCGTCGCCGTGACCGGCGCGGACGGCTTTATCGGGTCGCACCTGACCGAGGAACTCGTCCGGGCGGGCTACCGCGTCCGCGCGATGGCGATCTACAACTCGCAGGGGTCGTACGGCTGGCTCGACACGCTGGCGCCCGAGGTTCTGGAGCACGTCGACGTGCAGCTCGGTGACGTGCGCGACGCGGGGAGCGTGCGGGCGCTGATGCTGGGAGCGCACACGGTGTACCACCTCGCCGCGCTGATTGCCATTCCGTACTCGTACGTGGCGCCGCGCTCGTACGTGGAGACGAACGTCACCGGCACCCTGAACGTGCTGGAGGCGGCGCGCGACCTCGGCACCGGGCGGGTCGTCCACACGAGCACGAGCGAGGTGTACGGCACCGCCCGCACCGTGCCCATCCACGAGTCGCACCCCCTCCAGGGGCAGTCGCCGTACTCGGCCACCAAGATCGGGGCGGACAAGCTCGCCGAGAGCTACCACCTCAGCTTCGGGCTGCCCGTCGTGACCCTGCGCCCCTTCAACACCTACGGCCCCCGGCAGTCCGCCCGCGCCGTCATTCCCACCGTGATCAGCCAGATCGCGGCGGGCCGCACCGAGATCCGCCTGGGCGACCTGCGCCCCACCCGCGACTTCAACTTCGTGGCCGACACCGCCCGCGCCTTCCGCGCGGTGGGCGAGGCCGGGGACGAGGTGCTGGGCCGGGTGCTCAACGCCGGGTCGGGCCGCGAGATCAGCGTGGGGGACACGGTGCGGCTGATCGCGCAGGTCATGGGCCGCGAGGTGGAGGTCGTGCAGGAGGACATCCGCCTGCGCCCGGAGGGGAGTGAAGTCATGCGCCTGCTCGCCGACGCCTCGGCCCTGCGCGAGCTGACCGGGTGGGCGCCCCAGGTCTCCCTGGAGGAGGGCCTGCGCCGCACCGCCGAGTGGTTCACGAACCCCGCCCACCTCGCCCGCTACCGGGTGGGCGAGTACACCGTCTGA
- a CDS encoding nucleotidyltransferase family protein — translation MHAVILAGGKGTRLRPYTTCVPKPLVPIGDTYSILEIVLMQLRRSGFTGVTLAIGHMGHLIRAFVGDGSRYGLTVNYTDEETPLGTIGPVLNVLDTLPGHFLIMNGDVLTDLDYGAFLRRHTRSGRPVTVATYRREIRSEFGVLDVDGEGGEGSIVAFREKPTVQFQVSMGVYAMTRETLRRYAPGQVLGFDTLMLDLLAAGEHPGSDLFGGYWLDIGRPEDYDTANAQWLSMAPVLLPDLVQGSAAD, via the coding sequence ATGCACGCAGTGATTCTCGCCGGAGGTAAAGGGACCCGCCTGCGCCCGTACACCACCTGCGTTCCCAAGCCCCTGGTGCCCATCGGGGACACCTACTCGATCCTGGAGATCGTGCTGATGCAGCTGCGGCGCTCGGGCTTCACGGGCGTCACCCTGGCGATCGGGCACATGGGGCACCTGATCCGCGCCTTCGTGGGCGACGGCAGCCGCTACGGCCTGACCGTGAACTACACCGACGAGGAGACGCCGCTGGGGACCATTGGACCGGTCCTGAACGTGCTCGACACCCTGCCGGGGCACTTCCTGATCATGAACGGGGACGTGCTGACCGACCTCGACTACGGGGCCTTCCTGCGCCGCCACACCCGCAGCGGGCGGCCCGTGACCGTCGCCACCTACCGCCGCGAGATTCGCAGCGAGTTCGGGGTGCTCGACGTGGACGGGGAAGGCGGTGAGGGCAGCATCGTGGCCTTCCGGGAAAAACCTACCGTGCAGTTCCAGGTCAGCATGGGCGTGTACGCGATGACCCGCGAGACGCTGCGGCGCTATGCGCCCGGGCAGGTCCTCGGCTTCGACACCCTGATGCTCGACCTGCTCGCCGCCGGGGAACACCCGGGCAGCGACCTCTTCGGCGGCTACTGGCTCGACATCGGGCGCCCCGAGGACTACGACACCGCAAACGCCCAGTGGCTGAGCATGGCGCCCGTGCTGCTGCCCGACCTCGTGCAGGGCAGCGCGGCGGACTGA
- a CDS encoding NAD-dependent epimerase/dehydratase family protein, with amino-acid sequence MTPASPPTALLLGANGFLGGHLHRALGEAGLDVRLPPAHTDLTALPEAEWDALLEGAAVIVNAAGRTEGDLPTLTRANVLLPARVLDGAARTGARVIHLASAAEYGPVPEGHASREDDPTRPVSPYGATKLAGTLLLDEAARAGRVDAVALRLTNPVGAGMNAGTLPGRAARELRAADGQTPLRFGPLGARRDFVSVRDVTRAVLHVLPGQPGAELRGVVNVGSGEARPVRDLVTVLARLCGFRGGWHEDVPGSPRSGDVPYQRADLTRLQASGFTPLHTLEDALAELLAALPASPTLQGAP; translated from the coding sequence ATGACGCCCGCTTCCCCCCCCACCGCCTTGCTGCTCGGCGCAAACGGCTTTCTCGGCGGGCACCTTCACCGCGCACTGGGGGAGGCCGGGCTGGACGTGCGCCTGCCCCCCGCCCACACCGACCTGACGGCGCTGCCGGAGGCCGAATGGGACGCCCTGCTCGAAGGCGCGGCTGTGATCGTGAACGCGGCGGGGCGCACGGAGGGAGACCTTCCGACGCTGACGCGGGCGAACGTGCTCCTCCCCGCCCGGGTGCTGGACGGCGCGGCGCGCACGGGTGCCCGGGTGATTCACCTCGCCTCCGCCGCCGAGTACGGTCCAGTCCCCGAGGGGCACGCCTCGCGCGAGGACGACCCCACCCGCCCCGTCTCGCCCTACGGCGCGACGAAGCTTGCCGGGACGCTGCTGCTGGACGAGGCCGCCCGCGCGGGCCGGGTGGACGCGGTGGCCCTGCGCCTGACCAACCCGGTCGGGGCCGGCATGAACGCGGGCACGCTGCCGGGCCGCGCCGCGCGGGAGTTGCGGGCGGCAGATGGACAAACCCCCCTTCGCTTCGGCCCCCTGGGTGCCAGACGCGACTTCGTGAGCGTCCGCGACGTGACCCGCGCCGTCCTCCACGTCCTGCCCGGCCAGCCCGGCGCCGAACTGCGCGGCGTGGTGAACGTCGGCAGCGGCGAGGCCCGGCCCGTGCGCGACCTCGTGACCGTCCTCGCCCGGTTGTGCGGCTTCAGGGGCGGGTGGCACGAGGACGTCCCCGGCAGCCCCCGCAGCGGCGACGTGCCCTACCAGCGGGCCGACCTCACGCGCCTGCAAGCCTCCGGATTCACGCCCCTCCACACCCTCGAAGACGCCCTGGCCGAGCTGCTCGCGGCCCTGCCTGCCTCCCCGACCCTGCAAGGAGCCCCATGA
- a CDS encoding MJ1477/TM1410 family putative glycoside hydrolase, which produces MFRPALLLTALLCGCAAADGNSSRTDPAPTRHAQLAAVRTWGVQLTGYGDAGLRGVRDSSFDLVVVDPSRWGDGGDWTPAEVREAAHGRLLIAYLSLGAAENFRAYWQPGWRIGQPAWLLRADPDWPGNYDVAYWDPAWQALALRELDRVIDQGFHGAYLDLIDAYELHPARPGAPAEMVEWVCRAAAHAHARDPEFLIIPQNAADLIRDPRYAACVDATGQEETFVYATDHPTDAERQAGQLALYRLWRAAGKPVLTLDYATDPALVRTTYERARTSGLVPYVTGVGLDRLTPGR; this is translated from the coding sequence ATGTTCCGCCCCGCCCTCCTGCTCACTGCCCTGCTGTGTGGATGTGCCGCCGCCGACGGCAATTCCAGCCGTACGGACCCCGCCCCCACCCGTCACGCCCAGCTCGCCGCCGTCCGCACCTGGGGTGTCCAGCTCACCGGGTACGGGGACGCGGGGCTGCGTGGCGTGCGGGACTCCTCGTTCGATCTCGTCGTCGTCGACCCCAGCCGCTGGGGGGACGGGGGCGACTGGACCCCGGCGGAGGTGCGGGAGGCCGCACACGGGCGCCTGCTGATCGCCTACCTCAGCCTGGGGGCCGCCGAGAATTTCCGCGCGTACTGGCAGCCGGGGTGGCGGATCGGTCAACCCGCGTGGCTCCTGCGCGCCGATCCCGACTGGCCCGGCAACTACGACGTGGCGTACTGGGACCCCGCGTGGCAGGCCCTCGCCCTGCGTGAACTCGACCGGGTGATCGACCAGGGCTTCCACGGCGCGTACCTCGACCTGATCGACGCCTACGAGCTTCACCCGGCCCGGCCCGGCGCCCCTGCCGAGATGGTGGAGTGGGTCTGCCGCGCCGCCGCCCACGCCCACGCCCGCGACCCCGAGTTCCTGATCATTCCGCAAAACGCCGCCGACCTTATCCGTGACCCGCGCTACGCCGCCTGCGTGGACGCGACCGGGCAGGAGGAGACCTTCGTCTACGCCACGGATCACCCCACGGACGCGGAACGTCAGGCGGGGCAACTCGCGCTCTACCGGTTGTGGAGGGCGGCGGGCAAGCCGGTCCTGACCCTGGATTACGCCACGGACCCGGCCCTCGTGCGGACGACGTACGAGCGGGCGCGGACCTCGGGGCTGGTGCCCTATGTCACGGGCGTGGGGCTGGACAGGCTGACACCCGGGCGCTGA
- a CDS encoding FAD-dependent oxidoreductase has translation MARPVLLTVDDDPQVLRAVERDLRARYREGYRILRASSGAEALAALRELEERGAPVALIVSDHRMPEMDGVEFLRESGKLFPETKRVLLTAYADTDAAIRAINQAGVDRYLLKPWDPPEEGLYPALDDLLAEWQAAYRPAFEGVRVLGSRWSPRAYELREFLARNHVPYRWLDIEAQERDPEVRRLAGTLDESPVLPLVVLPDGTRLESPTPAELSGHVGLRTRAEGDFYDLVIVGGGPAGLAAAVYGASEGLRTLLVEREAPGGQAGLSSRIENYLGFSTGISGSRLAQEAVTQARRFGVEIVAQTVTGLRADGPYRVLELADGSEVSSHAVVIATGVQWRKLDMPGMDRLQGAGVYYGAGTTEALACRDETVYIIGGANSAGQAAMNFSRFAQEVVMLVRGPSLTATMSQYLIEQIEETPNIRVELNSSVVDVHGGERLTAIDVFCSQSGETQSLPATSLFIFIGAEPGTDWLAGSVERDGRGFVLSGPDLMRDGQRPPGWPLDRDPGLLETSVPGVFVVGDVRKGSVKRVASGVGEGSVAISFVHQYLANV, from the coding sequence ATGGCCCGGCCCGTGCTGCTCACCGTCGACGACGACCCGCAGGTGTTGCGGGCGGTGGAGCGGGACCTGCGCGCCCGCTACCGCGAGGGCTACCGCATCCTGCGCGCCTCCTCGGGGGCCGAGGCCCTGGCGGCCCTGCGCGAACTGGAGGAACGCGGCGCCCCGGTCGCCCTGATCGTGTCCGACCACCGGATGCCCGAGATGGACGGGGTGGAGTTCCTGCGGGAGTCAGGGAAGCTCTTTCCCGAGACCAAGCGGGTGCTGCTCACCGCCTATGCCGACACCGACGCCGCGATCCGGGCGATCAACCAGGCGGGGGTGGACCGCTACCTCCTCAAGCCCTGGGACCCGCCCGAGGAGGGGCTGTACCCGGCGCTCGACGATCTGCTCGCCGAGTGGCAGGCGGCCTACCGCCCCGCCTTCGAGGGGGTGCGGGTGCTGGGGAGCCGCTGGTCCCCGCGCGCCTATGAGCTGCGGGAATTCCTGGCGCGCAACCACGTGCCCTACCGCTGGCTGGACATCGAGGCCCAGGAGCGCGACCCCGAGGTGCGCCGACTGGCGGGGACGCTGGACGAATCCCCCGTCCTGCCGCTCGTGGTGCTGCCGGACGGCACGCGGCTGGAGTCGCCCACCCCCGCCGAATTGAGCGGGCACGTCGGCCTGCGGACCCGGGCCGAGGGGGACTTCTACGACCTGGTCATCGTGGGGGGCGGACCGGCGGGGCTGGCGGCGGCGGTGTACGGGGCCTCGGAGGGGCTGAGGACCCTGCTCGTCGAGCGCGAGGCGCCGGGTGGGCAGGCGGGGCTGAGTTCGCGGATCGAGAACTACCTGGGCTTCTCGACCGGCATCTCGGGCAGCCGCCTGGCGCAGGAGGCGGTCACCCAGGCCAGGAGATTCGGGGTGGAGATCGTCGCCCAGACCGTCACCGGCCTGCGCGCCGACGGCCCCTACCGGGTGCTGGAACTCGCGGACGGTTCGGAGGTGAGCAGCCACGCCGTGGTCATCGCCACCGGGGTGCAGTGGCGCAAGCTGGACATGCCGGGGATGGACCGCCTTCAGGGCGCGGGCGTGTACTACGGGGCGGGGACCACGGAGGCCCTGGCCTGCCGGGACGAGACGGTGTACATCATCGGCGGGGCGAATTCGGCGGGGCAGGCGGCGATGAACTTCTCGCGCTTCGCCCAGGAGGTGGTGATGCTGGTGCGCGGCCCGAGTCTCACCGCCACGATGTCGCAGTACCTCATCGAGCAGATCGAGGAGACGCCCAATATCCGGGTGGAGCTGAATTCGAGCGTGGTTGACGTCCACGGCGGGGAGCGTCTGACCGCCATCGACGTGTTCTGCTCCCAGAGCGGGGAGACGCAGAGCCTGCCCGCCACCTCCCTCTTCATCTTCATCGGGGCCGAGCCGGGCACCGACTGGCTCGCGGGCAGCGTTGAGCGCGACGGGCGCGGGTTCGTCCTCTCGGGGCCGGACCTGATGCGGGATGGGCAGCGACCCCCCGGCTGGCCGCTTGACCGCGACCCGGGATTGCTGGAGACGAGCGTGCCCGGCGTGTTCGTGGTGGGCGATGTTCGCAAGGGCTCGGTCAAGCGCGTGGCCTCGGGGGTGGGCGAGGGCTCGGTGGCGATCTCCTTCGTCCACCAGTACCTGGCAAACGTATGA
- a CDS encoding sensor histidine kinase, which yields MSGTDLVAALRRVRVFQDLPEEDLAWLAAQGREARYAEGEVVNRQGAPADHMLIFLEGGVEARREEEGLVGRRYIARAGEPDEVSGKLPYSRLTNFPSTSRTLAPTWLLRLPESAFPEMLARMPTLGPRLVAVMADRIRDATQGESQREQLLALGRLSAGLAHELNNPAAAGKRAAASLRGALAELSGAGERLEGHCLEREARAALGAFERRAAGDRPRPALSPLDRGDREDELAGWLEDRGVPGAWDLAPGLVEAGVEPGELEGLAKLIPEAALGDAVRHLTATLAVEALTREVEDSTGRISELVGAIKEHTHLDRAPRGPVDVRRGLDSTLTILGHKLRGGVRVERDYAPDVPTVEANAGELNQVWTNLIDNAIDAMKGRGHLLVRAGREGDHLLVEIVDDGPGIPPDVQPHIFEPFFTTKGVGAGSGLGLDISGRIVRGHRGEIRVTSRPGETRFQVRLPIR from the coding sequence ATGAGCGGGACCGACCTCGTCGCCGCCCTGCGCCGGGTGCGGGTCTTCCAAGATCTGCCCGAGGAGGATCTGGCGTGGCTGGCCGCTCAGGGCCGCGAGGCGCGCTACGCGGAGGGCGAGGTGGTGAACCGGCAGGGCGCCCCCGCCGACCACATGCTGATCTTTCTGGAGGGCGGTGTGGAGGCCCGGCGCGAGGAGGAGGGGCTGGTCGGGCGCCGCTACATCGCCCGGGCGGGTGAGCCCGACGAGGTGAGCGGCAAACTGCCGTACTCACGCCTGACCAACTTTCCCTCGACCTCACGCACGCTCGCGCCGACCTGGCTGCTGCGCCTTCCCGAGAGTGCCTTTCCCGAGATGCTGGCCCGGATGCCCACGCTTGGCCCGCGCCTGGTCGCCGTGATGGCCGACCGCATCCGCGACGCCACCCAGGGGGAATCCCAGCGGGAGCAGCTCCTCGCCCTGGGCCGCCTCTCGGCCGGGCTGGCGCATGAACTCAACAACCCGGCTGCGGCGGGAAAGCGGGCCGCGGCCAGTTTGAGAGGCGCCCTGGCGGAACTGTCCGGGGCCGGGGAGCGGCTGGAGGGGCACTGCCTGGAGCGGGAGGCCCGGGCGGCCCTCGGGGCCTTCGAGCGCCGCGCCGCCGGGGACCGCCCGCGCCCCGCCCTCTCCCCCCTCGACCGGGGCGACCGCGAGGACGAGCTGGCGGGCTGGCTGGAGGACCGCGGGGTGCCCGGTGCCTGGGACCTCGCCCCCGGGCTGGTCGAGGCGGGCGTCGAGCCCGGCGAGCTGGAGGGGCTGGCGAAGCTCATCCCCGAGGCCGCCCTGGGCGACGCCGTGCGGCACCTGACCGCCACCCTGGCCGTCGAGGCCCTCACCCGCGAGGTGGAGGACAGCACGGGGCGCATCTCGGAGCTGGTCGGCGCGATCAAGGAGCACACCCACCTCGACCGGGCGCCGCGCGGGCCGGTGGACGTGCGCCGGGGGCTGGACAGCACCCTCACCATCCTGGGGCACAAGCTGCGCGGGGGCGTGCGGGTCGAGCGCGACTATGCCCCGGACGTGCCCACAGTCGAGGCGAACGCGGGCGAACTCAACCAGGTCTGGACCAACCTGATCGACAACGCCATCGACGCGATGAAGGGGCGGGGCCACCTGCTCGTGCGGGCCGGGCGCGAGGGCGACCACCTCCTCGTCGAGATCGTGGACGACGGCCCCGGCATCCCGCCGGACGTCCAGCCGCACATCTTCGAGCCCTTCTTCACCACCAAGGGGGTCGGGGCGGGGAGCGGGCTGGGCCTGGACATCTCGGGGCGGATCGTCCGGGGGCACCGGGGGGAGATCCGCGTGACCTCGCGGCCCGGCGAGACCCGCTTTCAGGTCCGCCTGCCGATAAGGTGA
- a CDS encoding UBP-type zinc finger domain-containing protein — translation MTGDPVVALSEGCEDCRRLSDPWVELRVCLTCGYVGCCDSSKNRHATAHFHAEGHPVMRSFEPGERWAWCYVDQRYVDPGVEVEGAPA, via the coding sequence ATGACGGGCGATCCGGTCGTCGCCCTCTCGGAGGGCTGCGAGGACTGCCGCCGCCTGAGCGACCCCTGGGTCGAGTTGCGCGTCTGCCTGACCTGTGGCTACGTGGGCTGCTGCGACTCCAGCAAGAACCGCCACGCGACCGCACACTTCCATGCGGAGGGACACCCGGTCATGCGCTCCTTTGAGCCGGGCGAGCGCTGGGCGTGGTGCTACGTTGACCAGCGCTACGTCGATCCTGGGGTCGAGGTGGAGGGCGCCCCGGCTTGA
- a CDS encoding haloalkane dehalogenase produces MTILRTPDEAFRDLPGYPFAPHYLDDLPGSEGLRLHFLDEGSRDAPVFLCLHGEPSWSYLYRKMIPVFVEAGFRAVAPDLYGFGKSDKPADEGAYSFDFHRASLLRLVERLNLRDITLVVQDWGGLLGLTLPLDLSGRVSRLLVMNTALATGDIPLGPGFLAWRAYANAHPDLDVPALFKRSCPQISDGEAAAYGAPFPDTRYKAGSRAFPNLVPDRPDAPGAELSRRAREWWRSAWAGQSFMAVGVQDPVLGPPAMSSLRSVIRGCPPPLDIPHGGHFVPEDAGDTIAMSALQAFGLYDSGKGGSA; encoded by the coding sequence ATGACCATCCTCCGCACCCCCGACGAAGCCTTCCGCGACCTCCCCGGTTACCCCTTCGCCCCGCACTACCTGGATGACCTGCCCGGCTCCGAGGGCCTGCGACTGCACTTCCTCGACGAGGGCTCCCGGGACGCGCCCGTCTTCCTGTGCCTGCACGGTGAGCCGTCGTGGAGCTACCTGTACCGCAAGATGATTCCGGTGTTCGTGGAGGCAGGTTTCCGCGCGGTCGCCCCCGACCTCTACGGCTTCGGCAAGTCCGACAAGCCCGCCGACGAGGGAGCGTACTCCTTCGACTTTCACCGCGCTTCGCTGCTGCGGCTCGTCGAACGCCTGAACCTGCGGGACATCACCCTCGTCGTGCAGGACTGGGGCGGGCTGCTGGGCCTCACGCTGCCGCTCGACCTGTCGGGGCGAGTCTCGCGCCTCCTCGTCATGAACACGGCGCTGGCAACCGGGGACATTCCGCTGGGACCGGGCTTCCTCGCGTGGCGCGCCTATGCGAACGCCCATCCCGACCTCGACGTGCCCGCCCTGTTCAAACGGTCGTGCCCGCAGATCTCGGACGGGGAGGCCGCGGCGTACGGCGCCCCCTTCCCGGACACGCGGTACAAGGCGGGGAGCCGCGCCTTTCCCAACCTCGTTCCTGATCGCCCGGACGCCCCGGGGGCCGAGCTGTCCCGCCGGGCGCGCGAGTGGTGGCGCTCGGCGTGGGCCGGGCAGAGCTTCATGGCCGTCGGCGTGCAGGACCCGGTGCTGGGGCCGCCCGCGATGAGCTCCCTCCGCTCGGTCATCCGGGGATGCCCGCCGCCCCTCGACATCCCGCACGGCGGCCACTTCGTGCCCGAGGACGCGGGGGACACCATCGCCATGAGCGCCCTCCAGGCGTTTGGGCTCTACGACTCGGGCAAGGGTGGGTCAGCCTGA
- the trxA gene encoding thioredoxin, translating into MSDVAVCVNCGAKNRLGAPPAGQVPVCGRCGHALPWLLSASDATFNAEVTASVPVLVDFWADWCGPCRVVAPVLEDLAREHAGKLKVVKLDVDRNPDAPGRYGVRSIPTLILFEKGRPAETWVGALPRGTLDAQLAPYLRT; encoded by the coding sequence ATGAGTGACGTGGCTGTCTGTGTGAACTGCGGGGCGAAGAACCGCCTGGGCGCCCCTCCCGCCGGGCAGGTGCCGGTCTGCGGGCGCTGCGGTCACGCCCTTCCGTGGCTGCTCAGCGCCTCGGACGCGACGTTTAACGCCGAGGTCACGGCCTCCGTCCCGGTGCTCGTGGACTTCTGGGCGGACTGGTGCGGCCCCTGCCGCGTGGTCGCGCCCGTGCTGGAAGACCTCGCGCGCGAGCACGCCGGGAAACTCAAGGTGGTCAAGCTGGACGTGGACCGCAACCCGGACGCGCCTGGGCGGTACGGGGTCCGCAGCATCCCCACCCTGATCCTCTTCGAGAAGGGCCGCCCGGCCGAGACGTGGGTGGGCGCGCTGCCCAGGGGGACGCTGGACGCCCAGCTGGCGCCGTACCTGCGGACGTAG